Within Engraulis encrasicolus isolate BLACKSEA-1 chromosome 8, IST_EnEncr_1.0, whole genome shotgun sequence, the genomic segment TTCATTTGCAGCCAAGTCATGCGTGCGTGGCAGGAGCTTGGGCCTTCTTCGTTATTTTCTCACAGTCAcctgtcagtctgtgtgtacagtatgtgcattgaCTGAGGACAGGaaggactcacacacagactcaaactgttttttttttcagagcatGTTTCAACTAAAAGGACCCTTACCCAGAAGGGtgcattaaaaaagaaagaaaaagtgcaGTTCAACCATTTCAGTCTTCCTGGCCTGGACTTTCCTCAGTGCCAGTATatgcatttgaaaatacatttgcatTGACAAATGCATTTGAACTTTTCATCTTTTTTCCTTTGCCTCATTCAAAATCATTGCAATTGTTGATTTTTCGGATATAAGACTAGTTTGGAGTAGGAGTTGTACACTCATTTGCTGAAAAGCAGTGAAACTTCTAGCTGTAGATATTGGTAGCTGTACAAAGAAGTTAAGTACTCTAAGTGACCACATTAGCCCAGGGTAATTcctttttttttgtggtctttttcgacgttacttgacaggacagtgtgagaggtggacaggaagtgaattgggagagagacggggaggggtcggaaaAGATcctggaccgggaatcgaactcgggtcagccgcattgcagacaagtgccctaccggttgaccaAGGCAGGACCCAGCTCAGGGTAATTCTAATGCTATTCTGCAATGTTAAAAATGGCACAGAATCAAGATAGAGACCGCTCCGGGGCTTACCAACAGGGACACAGAGGGTGGCCAAGTGGCAGTAGCCCCAGAGGACAGAGACAAGgacgaaaacaaacaaacacgacaAACACGAGTTCGGTCAATTAGCCAATAAGCGAGATAACGAGTAAGGGTCAATTAGCCAACAAGTGAGTTTAACGAGTAAGGGTCAATTAGCCAACAAGTGAGTTTAACGAGTAAGGGTCAATTAGCCAACAAGTTGGACAACAACACTAACCCAAAGGGGAGATGACTATGATGCATTGGAGACATAGTTAGCGCACAAACAAAGCAAGAGTGGAAACATAACagctaaaacaaaacaagaatgtTGCAAATAAGCTGGGGGAATAGGGTGGCTACATCCATCTGTGGGCCACACATAGGAGAAAGTGCTTCAGCAAGTAACATCGGCAAATAAACAAGATAATCATCAGAGACCTGACCAGAGGCCTACTACACAGGGGTTTGAGAACAGCATGGCGCCCTCAGCTCCTTAGACGAATGTATTTGTTTGGGTGCAATAGCTGCATCATGTGTCAAGCTGTAATGCACTCAACGTCTGTATTTGACACTCGACAGTGGACTAATCCATTAGAGCATGTCTACAACCAAACATGTTTTGGCACTATAGGAATAGTTAGGTTACACCAAAAGTGTAAAAAGAATGCACAACGCAGGGATGTCCACAGGCTCCAGGCTGTTCCTTTGAGAACACACATCCACAAGATATTAGCTGTGTGTTTAGACCAAATATGGCAAACGTTAAAATAACTTTAGAACTGCCTGACTGCTCAGACCAAATGAGTCAAAACCGTTGAAAGAAGCGATACTGTGGAGTACCATTAATCAAGAAGAAGCTTGTTTTGGATGAATATTGGGGTACGAAGTATGTCAAGTGAATTCAAGTCAAgtttttattgtcaaaaatctatgtaaaagggttagcacagaagttggGGATTGTGtttgacacacacgtgcacacgcacgcgcacacgtacacgcacacacacacacacacacacacacatactgtgcagtaaaaactaacatacatgaatttacatactgtctctgacacattcactcacagcagagacacacacaccaatggtcaTAAATGCAGGTACCCTAGACAAACTCATTTTCAAACTCATAATGGTCCACTGTGGAACTAATACTTAATTAGCATGGCATGCTAACTGCGCTGGGGCCAAATTTGTTCACTCCACAGTTACATAAACAAAATGAGAAAAATTAAAATGAACTAATGATGTGAGGATGAGATACTGTATGAGCAAGAGTGGAAGGGGATGAAGCAGCAAATTACCCACACACTTTCTTTTAATGTTGTGTCAGTGTTCCCCTGAGAAGAGGTTGAGAGAGCTTCAAACAAATATTTTACTCTTTAAAAGAAAGTCAGAAACTGGCATGACTTCTCATTAGAACTTTCATCTTACATAATCGTGAAATCAACTCAAAGCATAAGGGTGAAGTTATATTAAGTAATATTCACCACGGAGAATTCTGGCTCATCATATTTATGTATTTGTGCCTTTTTGGGCCTTTTATGCCTCTGTTACTTCATTGGATTGCAGAGAGAAGACGGGAAGCGGTCAGGAgagagcaggggcgtagcagcaaatgttgggccctatgtacaatcagctccaatggacccccccaacgATGTCTTCATAACTCGGACTGTGTGTGAGCCCCCtatgtacatggggccctggtgactcaggtgctgtttccacgtagctggatatttttatatgtggatatttttttctcctggttgcatggGTTTGGCCTTCTGCTTCctcgtagcagatatttaaaaatccaggtataaaaagcaagagaaaaaaatatcctgtttagggggctgaaatgcatttgttacaatggagaattcatttttatccacatgttgcgtttacacctcaacaggagaaagaaataccctgctaaaaaatatcctgctacgtggaaaccaCTGTCACAGGAATGACatccctgggagagagagagagagagagagagagagagagagagagagagagagagagagagagagatggggaaagtccTTGACATCAGGTCAGATTGAACCCTGGTCCCTGGCAACAGTGCAATGCCTTAGCCGTTTGACTTTGAACCAAAGCCAAGGAACAGCTCCATTATATTACTTAGGAGGACATGTGTAGTACCAGCCTTTTCAGAAATGAACAGTACAATGACAAATAATTACCCTGATACCATTAGTATTTATTGAGTCTCTTATCTACAGTAAACAATGTCCCGCTAAGGCCTGCTGTAGTCTCCTTTTGTACCACAACATTTGCAAATCTGTGGAACATTCCTTGACAGCTTCCTTAGTGACtctgtgttggatttatcaaattagaaatgagtacatatgtcccccaaaacaatattttttcctcggttttaacacttaatatgttgtcttttcactattctccatctaatgaatagattgaatgttttgaaaatgatagcattttgaattcattcactgtttaccaaacgtcccaacttcaccggagttggggtttgtagatagaTGAAGGATGTATATGTGTTGTGCCAGACTGATGTGTGCTGTGCCAGTAAACGTTTCATTGTTTCCTTTGAGTCAGAGCCGATAACTCTAGCGATGGTCACTCAGTCAAAGGCTGTGGTAGGTGGTCGACTAGATAGAACAGAAGGACATGTACATAACTGTATGTGTCCTCCTTACCAGAGGTTACCAAAGTAAACGTAGAAGTATGTTCATGGTGTGGAACTTCAATTTGATCGCGCCATTACCTTACCGCAGACTCTTACCATTGCTCATTACACTTTGTGGCCATTCAGAAtgcgggggcagtatagcactgcttttgcagagcagcgtctgccacAGTGCTTGTGCTTCAGTGCTTGTTCATTTAGGCCCTATccctcccccagttttagtagtagggtgcattcaggtaaattgggccatcaggtaaattgggccggataagttgggtgtctcatttcttttagctctacagaccaaccaccaacatcactactctatctgtttaaccctatcgcgccggatgcatcatatatgtctcatcaaattcaaagccctctccacgctgacacaaaaaaaaatcgatctgaaaaacatcctgcgtgtcatttccaaacgtcctgcagtacgcggaaaccgccacaagagagcagcggtcgacaacaagttgaccacagctcggcgaaaaacaggaaaatggggtagaagcggtttccctgaccaacgctgagatttcgtcaaattgcataaggtttgtgtacaaatttccgaaatataactctacatcctttaatttgaacacttgctttgtgcaattaagcaaggaagagtttatatttttacaccgtgttgcagagagatcgtgctaaaactgatgagacatataagcaccatccggcggtggcaggaagtcagccatcaatgcatttgctccatagggaaacttacaaagcacaccacgacgatcgtttaacaaaacacacaagttgttttacttcaagacaaagatattgccttaagaaacaggttttacttgcaattttgaaaatgtaatgcaaaatgttgaaattatgatctcgtaaaaaatgcattgaagtgaatggagaaatggtccaattgtagtaatggacccatatattcaaattacacttcaaaaatgaataatgatctatattacactcataaataggttgttgagcattcgatcagctatgtttttacatagattttaaaaaattacccaaccaggctgtgggaaatgtaaaatatggtcctgctaaaacaaggataggcttaaaaaaatggcaggatctcactaaatatttaaagataatcctcaaattaaattgtctgacaacttttttaaattaaaaaaaagttgtaaatgcattgaaagtcatttttcaatggtcatgaaattggaattttcattcattaaaagcctgatgcatcatatatgatgcattaaatatctcagcgaccttaacaaaattttgaattttttttttacatttcttataagggaccaatattgaagcaaattccaaaaaattagaattttctctcattgctttcatggttcaggtttcacagggttaaagtcACTTGAATAGCATAACACTTTTTTGATGGGgagggggaaccctcatatggagagtgacagaagaaagtacattttcagtcttgccaaaataagaaattgtctagataaaataaggatgatactgttttcagatgtgataaaaacaGGAAAACCGATATGTTTTTAAGTTTGAATatgtgcctttaatctggaaaaacattagcctgggcgaaaagccgactgttgactccgtcaatcagtctgtcaAAAGCCAAGAGTAGTCCGTCTCcgtggatggtgggagatggtctgatcttacgctgccatttacattcattggagttccgaattaaaattaaaatccatattatgctttattagcatgactgttacgatatagcattgcaaaagcatacaattaacaaaacaaaagtgtgaatatagttaccttaaccaatcagtaacggacctcGCAggcgagttctgcgtcaccactctcaactgtttgctgattggctaaacactgagagaaccgagctcaaggcttttgccagacgttATGCGGaggcaaaatctttgggtggagtacattggatggcgtcgccaggctagaaaAACATAGCTGTGGACACATTAtgatgtttaaatacctaaaaatgtcaGAAAACCCATAGGCCCATCTTGGCTGAACATGTTGAGGtcaagtcaggaatggatatcctcaggatacggagtttgtatgcctACAATTTGAATGTCTGTATGTCTACAACACATTATATTACCTTACGtagcggttacaccagttattccattgtacctaatgaggtggctagacgttgttgttactgaaaaaacaaCTATGAAAACCCCCAaaattgatccaaccagcactgaatcaggtaggcctacatcactctATATTAACTGTAGGCCAGTTACTTGGTGAAGTTATTTTACTTATGTTGGAAAGAAACTATGACAGGTTTTgtttttcacttctacttttacctccACTTCAGCTCCTTGGCTATCTTTCAAACCACCCACTTGATCCACATCACACTTGGAATCAAGCACACCACTAGAAATGTTAGGccataggcatgaacggccatccgggtactttactttacttaatgtgcgttacgcccctttatgggtgaaaacaaaccgaaagtctcatcaacttacatgctacatcggcttgcctaaatgaacacagtccatgcttcagccaaggctttttggctatattatttgaacagccggcaacacaacacgttttcggcatgttgcgcatgaacaaccatagtctacaggtccgaatctttagtttattaaaccccaacatcaccaattgacaggatgagctgttttcccccacaaatgggcgtaacgcacataaACGTCACGCCATTCATGAGTATATGGAAAAAGAGTACATCTGGAACCCACCCCCAACCTCTGAAtccaatgaatcaatcaatcagtaaATCTCATCATCATAATGTTGTTTCACCTACAGTATCAATCAATCATACAATAGCTAATGAATGAGATAAAGAATATAACAAGCATGGCTCCAAATTAACTTTTCTCGTCACCGaacaaaatggcttgtagatgtaaatcttaccagccaaacacacactcactaattaaATGGGtccaagtggctagtaagttgattTATctaccaaactgaattttcaccagcatttggccattggctggtgttaatttagacccctgATAACAAGTAAACAAAGTTAAAACTCATTTTTATAtagatgtactgtacagtgtttaGCTTTGTTAGTCAGTGTCTGTCTGTAGTCCTCCCTGTTCACCTGTGGATGTTCAGTGTGCCTTGTTCCATGTTTTTGTGGAAAAAGCCCCAATAAAAAgtacattacaaaaaaaatcaacacagtTAGTTGTGATTGTGTAAGGATCCAAACAAATGCAACCATTGGCCAGCAGGGCCTAAGAGAGTGGAAAATAGACCGTGTGGAGAATCTGTCTGCTGCCAGACTTTTTTCCACCAAAATACTGCTGAGTCAGACCTGTAATTGGCCCCATAGAAAGCTCTGTAGGGCTAGTGGTCATTGATGTGCTGTGTTTGTAAACAGACTTGGTTAAATTAGCTCCCGTTGGCTTATTTAATGCATGAATAATACCATAAGATCGACAACATGATTAATTAGATCTTTTTTATCTGTTTTTGTCCGCATTTAGCCTACTTAATTTGTATGGAGTGgtcattgtagccccttaatgcacgccgtacctcctgacgcacgttgtaatagacattgaaagttaactactatagcacatacattatatatatatacattacgacttggtaatttccattctgataacagataatttataatgccgtgtcttaaggggttaagggtcATGCGCAGCATAATTGGTGACGAGTATGTCCCTGTCCCTGAGGTCAACTGAGGTGGTCAACGAGATGCACAGTGAGGCAGGGGACGTACGATAGGGCAGCCATTACTAGTCCATAGGGAACAACACAAACTATGTATAAGTAGACGTCTGGAAAGACAGCGTATCCCTCACTGGCCTATGGTCACAGGACAAATGACCACAGAGAGCTGTGAGGTCAAAGACACAACAGAGACAAGAGCCTTTGAGGTGTGTGAGATATGCTTTGCTTTGCTCTACTGTATTGGTTTAATTGTTCTGATTGGATGTCTTGTACAGTTGCGGAAATGCCACTTTCACTGATGTACGTGTCTTTGTGAAACTTGTTACTGTCCGAGATAAGAGCGTCAGGACCTTTCAATCTGGCATGATGAGTGTATGAGATATGCTTTGCTTTGTTCTACTGTATTGGTTTAATTGTTCTGATTGGATGTCTTGTACAGTAGCGTAAATGGCACTGATGTAgactgtgtgtatctttgtgaaaCTTGTTACTGTACTATTGTAGGTAGGAGCGTCGGGACCTTTAAATGTGCCATGATGATGAATGGGATATGGTTTGCGTTATGAATTCTTTGTTGTGATTGGATGCTTTGTACTGTAGTGAGATGCCACTTTCACTGATGTACGTGAATTTGTGAAACTTGTTACTGTAGTGGGTAAAAGTGTCAGGACCGTTCAATGTGCCATGATGAGTGTATGAGATATGCTTTGCTTTGTTCAACTGTATTGGTTTAGGCTACTTGTTACTGTGATTGGATGTCTTGAACAGTAGCAGAGATGCCACTTTCACTGATGTACGTGAATTTGTGAAACTTGTTACTGTAGTGGGTAAAAGTGTCAGGACCGTTCAATGTGCCATGATGAGTGTATGAGATATGCTTTGCTTTGTTCAACTGTACTGGTTTCCTTGTAGTAATTGGATGCCTTGTACAGGAAATGGCACTTTTACTGATGTACGTGTATTTGTGAAACTTGTTACTGTACTATTGTAGGTAGGAGCGTCAggacctttaaccccttaagacacggcattataaattagctgttaccagcatggcaatgaccaagtcgtaatgtattagtaaaggccctgtacactgccatagtagtgtagtactatagtagttaactttcaatgtctattacaatgTGCCagaggaggtacggcgcgcattaaggggctaaatgTGCCATGATGATGAGTGAGATATAGTGAATTTGTGAAACTTGTTACTGTGATTGGATGTCTTGTACAGTAGAGGAAATGCCACTTTTACTGATGTATGTGGTATGTTACTAGGTAGGAGCCTCAGGCCCTTTAAATGTGCCATGTTGAGTGATATATGCTTTCCTACTCTTCTACTTAGTCTCCTAGTTGTGATTGGATGTATTGTAGAGTAACGAAATGCCACTTTCACTGATATACGTGTATTTGTGAAACTTGTTACTGTACTATTGTAGGTAGGAGCGTCAGGACCTTTCAATGTACCATGATCGTGGGCGCCGAGGAGGGACCCAATGTTTCACACGCCGTGTTCGTTTTCGTTGGTTTCCCAGAGACCTACGCGCACCGGGGCTGGTACGCCGTGCCCGTCCTCCTGAGCTACGTGCTGCTCCTGCTGGGCAACTTCCTGTTGCTGCACGTGATCCGCAGCACGGCCGGCCTCCACAGCCCCATGTACGCGCTGGTGTCCGCCCTGGCCGCCGTCAACGTGGTGGTGCCCACGGCCATCATCCCCAAGATGCTGCTGGAGGTGCTCTTCGACCTGCAGGAGATCACGCTGGCCGGCTGCCTGGCGCAGATGTTCGTCACGCACTTCTTCTCCTCCGTGGAGTCCACCATCCTGCTGGCCATGGCGCTGGACCGCTACGTGGCCATCTGCCACCCGCTCCGCTACGTGGAGCTCGTCAACGTCGGCTTGTTCGGGAAGCTGCTGGCGTTCACGCTGGTGCGTAGCGGAGCCGTCATGCTAACGCTAGTGGGCCTGGTGATGCCGCTcaggtcagagattctttaagtatatagagatatgccaacataataggttcctatgggcatcta encodes:
- the or55e1 gene encoding olfactory receptor 52K2; this encodes MIVGAEEGPNVSHAVFVFVGFPETYAHRGWYAVPVLLSYVLLLLGNFLLLHVIRSTAGLHSPMYALVSALAAVNVVVPTAIIPKMLLEVLFDLQEITLAGCLAQMFVTHFFSSVESTILLAMALDRYVAICHPLRYVELVNVGLFGKLLAFTLVRSGAVMLTLVGLVMPLRFCGSNVISHCYCDHMALVSLACGNTDRNNAMGVAVIVCFVGVDISLIVFSYVSILYVVLRAAAGEDRWKAFHTCGTHLMVMMSFYLVGSVTFLSHNLGIPIPVDANTCLGLLYIVFPASVNPIIYGVRTKEIRLAILKIFKVQANKVFVIEISSVRK